The sequence CGTCCCCCTGTTCCAGGGCCGGGGGTGCCCCGCCTGCCACGGCACCGGCTACATGGGTCGGACCGGGATCTTCGAGCTGGTCGAGGTGAGCGACCGCTTCCAGGAGGCCATCCTGGCCCGGCGCCCGGGGGGAGAGTTGCGCGCCGCCGCCGCCGCCGCTGGGACCACGTTCCTTCGGGAGGCGGCCCTGGAGAAGGTCCGGGCCGGCCTCACCACCGTCGCCGAGACCAACCGGGTGACGGTGGCGGAGTGATCATGGGCTGGCGGCTCCCGCTGGGCCTGAGCCTCCGCCCGGGCGAGCTCCAGGCGGTCCGCGTCGCCCGGCGGGGACGCCGCTTGCAGGTCACCGCCCGGCACACGACGCCGCTCCCCGCCGGAGCCCTCGTTCCCGGCCCACAGGGGCTTACCATCGCTGACGAGGGGACGATCCTGACAGCGCTCCGGGAGGCGCTGGCTCTGAGCCCTCGGCGCTCCGAGATCGCCCTCGCGCTGCCCGACGGAAGCTGTCTCGCTCAAGTGCTCCGGTTCCCGGAGCTGCAGGCACAAGGCGAGGAGCTGCGGACCCTCCTCCTCTGGCAGACGGCTGACCTCCTCCCGTTCCCCCCGAAGGAGGCCCGCCTCGCTTCCCAGGTCCTCCGGCGCGAAGGGGCGACGGCCCAGGTCGCCCTCCTCCTGGCCCAGGAGGCGCTCCTCTCCCAGCTCGAGGATCTCATCGCCCGTGCGGGCGGGTCTCTCGTGTACACCGCCAGCGCGTTGATCTGCCTCCACAACGCCTGGGACAGCGTCACCGGAGGGGAGGGCTCGGAGGGCCTGCTGCACCTGGGGGGCGGTGCCCTCGGGCTGCTCCTCCGGCAGGACGGGATCCCGGCCTACGCGCGCTCCGTTCCGCTGGCCGCAGCAGACGGGCAAGCCGCGGCTATCGTCCGCGAGGTCGAGGCGTCCCTGGAGTTCGCGACGGGGCGGGAGGGCCTGGCCGCCCCGCCGCGGTTGCTCCTCGCCGGAGAGGGGGACCTCGGCGCGGTCGCGGCAGGGCTCGAGACGACCCTTCGGATTCCCGCGGAGGTCCTCGGGGATGGCGTGGCGGCCTGGGAGGCCCCCTGGGACGGCCTCCCCCCCACCCCGGCTGAGGCCGCAGCAGCCGGAGCAGCCCTGAGCCCAACCGGAGGCTTCTGATGCGCCTCGCTCTGAACCTGGCCTCTCCCGCCGCCCGGCGCCGGGCGCTGCTGCGCCGGGGCCTGGCGGGAGCCGTGCTCCTGCTCCTCGTGGCAACGGTCGTGCACGGCCTGCTGTATGCCCGCTGGCGTGCCCACCTGGCCAGCCTGGAGGACACCTGGACTGCTCGGGCCGCTGAGCGGGAGGAGGCGGGAGCGGGGAGCGGGGGGGCGACCGGCCCGGCCCAGTGGCCCGCAGGCCTGGCGGAACGGGTGCGCTTCTACAACGGCCTGCTGGAGGCCTCCGCCTTCTCCTGGACGGGCCTCCTGAACGAGCTGGAGGCTGCGCTTCCCGAGGGGGTCGGCCTGGTGGAGGTCCGCCCCGACCAGCAGCTCACCGCGGTGCAACTCCGCGGGGAGGCCCGGACGCTCGAGGCCCTGACCGGCTTCGTGCGGCGCCTGGAGGGACGGTCCGTCTTTACCCGGGTCTTCCTCCTGCGGCACGGCGGCCGCAAGGACGCGCGAAGCGGGCGGGAGGTCCTGGAGTTCGAGATCCGGCTGGAGCTGCAGCAGGAGAGGGTGTAGGTGAAGGAGTTCTGGCGGCTCGTGCGCACGGACCCCACGGCGACCGCGCTGGCCGGGGCGGCCGCGTTCCTCTTTCTGGTGAACGCCGCCGCCATCCCGGCTTTCGATCTCCCCCTGCTCCGGCAGACGGCCGCCCGGGAGGAGCGACTCTACGCGCTGCAGGCAGAGCTCCGGGCGTTGCGGGATGGGGCCGGACGGGTGAAGACGGCCCAGCGCCTGGAGGCGGAGATCAGCCGCCTGCGCGCGAGCTTCCCGCTGCGGCGGGAGGTGGTGGCGCTGGTCGGGCACCTGAGCAACCGGGCCACCGCGGCCCGCCTCAAGGTGGCGGGAATCGATTACAAGCCCGCCGACGTGCCGAAGGAGGGGTTGCTCCAGCTCGGGATCGCCATGCGCGTCGAGGGGGGGTACGCCGACCTGCGCCGGTTCCTGGCCGACCTGGAGCGGATGCGGGGGCGCCTGGCCATCACCCACCTGGCCGCCACGGGACGGCCCGGCGAGGGGCACGTGAGCGCCCGGCTGAGCCTGACGGCCTACTTCCGGTTCGAGCGGCCCCCGGCAGCAAATGCCCAGCCGGCGGCCGCGCTGGAGGACGGCTCATGAAGGCCACTCAGCGCCAGTGGGCCCTCCTCGCCTTCTTGATCCTCGTCTGGGGCGCACTCCTCCTCGCCCGCTGGAGCCGGTCCGCGCCACCCGTTTCCCCGACTCAAGCGACCGCGCCCACGCGGGTCGAAGCGCGAGCGGTCAAGGCGACCGCCGCTCCGCCCCGCCTCCGGATCGAGCTCCTGCGGGCCCGGGGCGCCTCCCTGCCCGAGACACCGAAGAACCTTTTCGCCGGCGTGGTGGAGCCGCCTGCGCCGCCTCCCCCTCCCAAGCTCGGGGGCGCGGCACCCGCCCCCATCGCGGCTCCGCCCCCCGATCCGTTCCTGGAAGGGCTCAAGGGGCTCAAGTTCCTGGGGTTCGCCCGCGAGCGGGGGCGGGTGCTGGGCTTCCTCAGCCGCGGGGGGGAGTTTCTCACGGTCGAGGAGAAGGAGCTCTTCCTGAACCAGTACCTGGTGGCTCGCATCACCGAAGACAGCATCATCCTGGCCACACCGGACGGGACCCGGGAGGCCCGGCTCACCCTCTCGCCCTGATTCGCGCCCGTGCTGCGCGAAGGGAGTGGACCATGACGACCGTTTGGCGACAGTTCGCGGGGTGGGCCACCGCCACGGTCTTGGCCCTCGGGCTCGCCTCCTGCGCCCAGACCGGGAGGCTCCCGACGGGCGAGCCGCTGACGGCGTCGGATTTCGACGCCACCATCGCCCGCTACACCGAGACCCTCGTGAAGGACCCGCAGTCGGTGGAGGCCCGCATCGGCCTGGTCCGCACGCTCAGGGCGGCCGCCGAGTTCTACTTCCGGGAGGGGACGCGCCTGGAGCGGGAGGGAGCGCTGGACGATGCCCTGACCGCTCACCACC is a genomic window of Candidatus Methylomirabilis sp. containing:
- a CDS encoding pilus assembly protein PilB → VPLFQGRGCPACHGTGYMGRTGIFELVEVSDRFQEAILARRPGGELRAAAAAAGTTFLREAALEKVRAGLTTVAETNRVTVAE
- a CDS encoding PilN domain-containing protein, with protein sequence MRLALNLASPAARRRALLRRGLAGAVLLLLVATVVHGLLYARWRAHLASLEDTWTARAAEREEAGAGSGGATGPAQWPAGLAERVRFYNGLLEASAFSWTGLLNELEAALPEGVGLVEVRPDQQLTAVQLRGEARTLEALTGFVRRLEGRSVFTRVFLLRHGGRKDARSGREVLEFEIRLELQQERV
- the pilO gene encoding type 4a pilus biogenesis protein PilO, yielding MKEFWRLVRTDPTATALAGAAAFLFLVNAAAIPAFDLPLLRQTAAREERLYALQAELRALRDGAGRVKTAQRLEAEISRLRASFPLRREVVALVGHLSNRATAARLKVAGIDYKPADVPKEGLLQLGIAMRVEGGYADLRRFLADLERMRGRLAITHLAATGRPGEGHVSARLSLTAYFRFERPPAANAQPAAALEDGS